In Aquimarina sp. TRL1, a single window of DNA contains:
- the purL gene encoding phosphoribosylformylglycinamidine synthase has protein sequence MKQFKHRGMIHFFGNSKEKVFAVQSASEITPENSTKLTWLFGNQPKISAASIDAFFVGPRAAMITPWSTNAVEITQNMGIDGIIRIEEFQAVEKDFEDYDPMLSQKYSNLHQDIYTIDISPEAILEIDDIAAYNTQEGLALSDEEIEYLEDVAKKIGRKLTDSEVFGFSQVNSEHCRHKIFNGTFIIDGDEKPTSLFKLIKKTSETNPNDIVSAYKDNVAFIKGPRVTQFAPKSADKPDYYEEKEFDSVISLKAETHNFPTTVEPFNGAATGSGGEIRDRLAGGKGSLPLAGTAVYMTSYSRLEENRPWEQAVEERKWLYQTPMDILIKASNGASDFGNKFGQPLITGSVLTFEHEEDARKLGFDKVIMQAGGIGYGKAEQAIKEAPESGDKIVILGGENYRIGMGGAAVSSADTGEFSTGIELNAIQRSNPEMQKRAANAIRGMVESDVNQIVSIHDHGAGGHLNCLSELVEETGGKIDLDKLPVGDPTLSAKEIIGNESQERMGLVIGQKDIDTLQRIADRERSPMYQVGDVTGDHRFTFESATKGDKPMDLELDDMFGSSPKTIMKDKTVAYNYKDITYTNENFQHYLEQVLQLEAVACKDWLTNKVDRCVGGKVAKQQCVGPLQIPLNNCGVMALDYNSQEGIATSIGHSPISGLINPKAGSKNSIAEALTNIVWAPLKDGLQSVSLSANWMWPCKNEGEDARLYEAVKAISDFAIELGINVPTGKDSLSMKQKYPNEEVISPGTVIISAAANCNDINKVVEPVLQKDQGAIYYINLSQESHKLGGSSFAQVLNKIGSEAPGIQDAAFFKNTFNTIQELIKDDKIVAGHDVASGGLITTLLELCFANVNIGATLDLSTLEEKDTTKLLFAENAGIVFQSAAGENIETVLQKKGITFHKIGNVTSEASLVIKNQKDALNLDIVSLRQIWYKTSLLLDRKQTANGLAEDRFNNYYQQPLQFDFPVSFTGKKPVIATSKKRPKAAIIREKGSNSEREMANAMYLAGFDVKDVHMTDLISGRETLEDIQFIGAVGGFSNSDVLGSAKGWAGAFLYNEKAKTALDNFFKREDTLSVGICNGCQLFVELGLINPDHEEKPKMLHNDSKKHESAFTSVKVQENNSVMLSSLAGSTLGVWISHGEGKFHFPLEENQYNIVAKYGYEGYPSNPNGSDYNTAMLTDTSGRHLVMMPHIERSIFQWNWANYPKNRKDEVSPWLEAFVNAKVWIEKKQEE, from the coding sequence ATTAAACAATTCAAACATCGAGGTATGATTCATTTCTTCGGAAACTCAAAAGAAAAAGTATTTGCTGTTCAATCGGCTTCGGAAATCACTCCTGAAAATAGTACAAAATTGACCTGGTTATTTGGGAACCAGCCAAAAATATCTGCAGCGTCTATTGACGCTTTTTTTGTTGGTCCCCGTGCAGCAATGATAACTCCCTGGAGTACAAATGCTGTAGAAATAACTCAGAATATGGGAATTGATGGAATTATACGAATTGAAGAATTTCAGGCTGTAGAAAAAGATTTTGAAGACTATGATCCGATGTTGTCTCAGAAGTACAGTAACCTACATCAGGATATCTATACGATCGATATCTCACCAGAAGCAATTTTAGAAATTGATGATATTGCTGCGTATAATACACAGGAAGGGTTAGCACTAAGTGATGAAGAAATAGAATACCTGGAAGATGTCGCTAAAAAAATAGGTCGAAAATTAACCGACTCAGAAGTCTTCGGGTTTTCTCAGGTAAACTCAGAACATTGTAGACATAAAATATTCAACGGTACTTTTATTATTGATGGAGACGAAAAACCGACTTCTTTATTCAAACTGATAAAAAAGACATCTGAAACAAATCCTAATGATATTGTATCAGCTTATAAGGATAATGTAGCTTTTATAAAAGGACCCAGAGTTACTCAGTTTGCTCCAAAAAGTGCTGATAAACCTGATTATTACGAAGAAAAAGAGTTTGATAGTGTTATTTCTTTAAAAGCCGAAACACATAATTTTCCGACCACCGTAGAACCATTTAATGGGGCTGCAACTGGTTCTGGAGGAGAAATCAGGGACCGTTTAGCCGGAGGAAAAGGATCTTTACCACTAGCAGGAACTGCTGTATATATGACCTCCTATTCCCGATTAGAAGAAAACCGCCCATGGGAGCAAGCTGTAGAAGAAAGAAAATGGCTATATCAGACCCCTATGGATATTCTTATCAAAGCCTCTAATGGAGCTTCTGATTTTGGAAATAAATTCGGACAGCCCCTCATTACAGGATCTGTATTGACATTTGAGCATGAAGAGGATGCCCGCAAACTAGGATTTGATAAAGTAATCATGCAAGCGGGAGGTATCGGATATGGGAAAGCAGAACAAGCCATAAAAGAAGCACCAGAATCCGGAGATAAGATTGTAATACTCGGAGGAGAAAACTACCGTATCGGAATGGGAGGTGCCGCCGTATCCTCAGCAGATACCGGAGAGTTTAGTACTGGAATCGAATTAAACGCTATCCAGCGATCTAATCCGGAAATGCAGAAAAGAGCCGCAAATGCTATCCGAGGAATGGTAGAAAGTGATGTTAATCAAATTGTCTCCATACACGATCACGGAGCCGGAGGACACTTAAATTGTTTATCCGAACTCGTAGAAGAAACCGGAGGTAAAATTGATTTGGATAAACTGCCTGTCGGAGATCCTACACTCTCTGCAAAAGAGATCATCGGAAATGAATCTCAAGAACGTATGGGGCTGGTCATTGGTCAAAAAGATATAGATACCCTACAACGAATTGCTGACAGAGAACGCTCTCCAATGTATCAGGTAGGAGATGTAACCGGGGATCACAGATTTACATTCGAATCAGCTACAAAAGGAGACAAACCAATGGATCTGGAGCTAGATGATATGTTTGGTAGTTCTCCTAAAACCATTATGAAAGACAAAACAGTCGCTTATAACTATAAAGACATTACCTATACTAATGAGAACTTCCAGCACTATCTAGAGCAAGTTCTACAATTAGAAGCTGTCGCTTGTAAAGATTGGTTAACTAATAAAGTAGACCGTTGTGTTGGTGGAAAAGTAGCCAAACAACAATGTGTAGGACCTCTACAAATCCCTTTAAATAACTGTGGGGTAATGGCTTTGGATTACAACAGCCAAGAAGGGATTGCAACCAGTATTGGGCACTCTCCTATCTCAGGGCTTATCAATCCAAAAGCTGGAAGCAAAAACTCTATAGCAGAAGCACTGACCAATATTGTCTGGGCGCCTCTAAAAGATGGGTTACAATCTGTTTCCTTATCAGCGAACTGGATGTGGCCTTGTAAAAACGAAGGAGAGGATGCCAGACTATATGAAGCTGTAAAAGCAATTTCTGATTTTGCCATAGAACTGGGAATCAATGTTCCTACAGGAAAAGACTCCTTGTCGATGAAACAAAAATACCCGAATGAAGAAGTTATTTCTCCGGGAACTGTTATCATTTCAGCTGCTGCAAATTGTAATGATATCAATAAAGTAGTTGAACCTGTATTACAAAAAGATCAGGGAGCTATTTATTATATCAACTTATCTCAGGAATCTCATAAACTAGGAGGATCTTCTTTTGCACAAGTATTAAATAAAATTGGATCGGAAGCTCCTGGTATACAAGATGCTGCTTTTTTCAAGAATACCTTTAATACAATACAAGAATTAATAAAAGATGACAAAATTGTAGCAGGACATGATGTTGCTTCAGGAGGGTTAATCACTACATTATTAGAACTTTGTTTTGCAAATGTTAACATAGGAGCAACATTAGATTTATCAACACTTGAGGAAAAAGATACTACGAAACTTTTATTTGCTGAAAATGCAGGAATTGTTTTCCAAAGTGCTGCAGGAGAAAATATAGAAACTGTTCTTCAGAAAAAAGGCATTACATTCCATAAAATAGGAAATGTTACCTCTGAGGCATCCTTAGTCATTAAAAATCAAAAAGATGCACTCAATCTGGATATTGTCTCTCTTCGTCAAATCTGGTATAAAACCTCTCTCCTATTGGACAGAAAGCAAACTGCTAATGGGTTAGCTGAAGATCGTTTTAACAATTATTACCAACAGCCATTACAATTCGATTTCCCTGTTAGTTTTACAGGAAAAAAACCCGTAATTGCCACCAGTAAGAAAAGACCAAAAGCCGCCATTATCAGAGAAAAAGGAAGTAACTCTGAAAGAGAAATGGCCAATGCGATGTACTTAGCTGGCTTCGATGTAAAGGACGTACATATGACAGATCTTATTTCAGGAAGAGAAACTCTGGAAGACATTCAATTCATTGGAGCTGTTGGAGGATTCTCGAATAGTGATGTTCTTGGCTCTGCAAAGGGATGGGCAGGTGCTTTCTTGTATAACGAAAAAGCAAAAACAGCCTTAGATAACTTTTTCAAAAGAGAAGATACCTTATCTGTAGGAATATGTAACGGGTGTCAGCTCTTTGTAGAATTAGGATTGATCAATCCTGATCATGAAGAAAAACCGAAAATGCTTCATAATGATTCCAAAAAGCACGAAAGTGCCTTTACCTCTGTTAAGGTGCAAGAAAACAATTCTGTGATGCTATCCTCTCTGGCAGGAAGTACCCTGGGAGTATGGATATCTCACGGAGAAGGAAAGTTTCATTTCCCATTAGAAGAAAACCAATATAACATCGTTGCTAAATATGGATACGAAGGATATCCATCAAACCCTAATGGTTCTGATTACAATACAGCTATGCTAACAGATACCAGTGGGCGACATCTGGTAATGATGCCTCATATAGAACGATCAATTTTCCAGTGGAATTGGGCAAATTACCCAAAAAACAGAAAAGACGAAGTGTCTCCATGGCTCGAAGCATTTGTAAATGCCAAAGTGTGGATTGAGAAAAAGCAAGAGGAATAA
- a CDS encoding RsmB/NOP family class I SAM-dependent RNA methyltransferase: MRLHRNLVFAVIDGLHEIFNEEEYADKIVQKLLKRDKRWGARDRSFIAETVYEIVRWKRLYAEIAEVKEPYSRENLWRIFAVWATLRGITLPDWKQIAPTPTRRIKGKFDELSKIRKYRESIPDWLDTLGETELKGKWEKEIAALNKQAPVVLRANTLVGDKKKVRSLLEDELIDTEFIKTYPDALQLTERANVFSTQAFKNGFFEVQDASSQLVAAFLDVKPGQRVVDTCAGAGGKSLHLAALMENKGQIISMDIYGNKLKELKRRARRAKAHNIETRVIESSKDIKKLIGKADRVLIDAPCSGLGVLRRNPDAKWKLQPEFLDTIRQTQKEILSSYSRMVKPGGKLVYATCSVLPSENEKQVKNFLQSEAGEHFSFVSDKKILSHESGFDGFYMALLTKKE; encoded by the coding sequence ATGAGACTACATAGAAATCTTGTTTTTGCCGTTATCGACGGATTACATGAAATATTTAATGAAGAAGAATATGCTGATAAAATAGTTCAAAAATTGCTAAAACGCGATAAGCGATGGGGAGCAAGAGATCGAAGTTTTATTGCAGAAACCGTTTATGAAATCGTTCGCTGGAAAAGATTATATGCAGAAATAGCAGAAGTAAAAGAGCCTTACTCCAGAGAAAATCTATGGCGTATTTTTGCTGTCTGGGCTACATTACGAGGAATTACACTTCCTGACTGGAAACAAATAGCTCCAACACCTACCAGAAGAATCAAAGGAAAATTTGATGAGCTGAGTAAGATCAGAAAATATCGGGAATCAATTCCTGATTGGTTAGACACCTTAGGAGAAACGGAATTAAAAGGTAAATGGGAAAAGGAAATAGCTGCCCTCAATAAACAAGCTCCTGTCGTTCTTAGAGCCAATACCTTAGTCGGTGATAAAAAGAAAGTAAGAAGTTTATTAGAAGATGAACTTATAGATACAGAGTTTATCAAAACATATCCTGATGCATTACAGCTAACAGAACGTGCAAATGTGTTTTCTACACAAGCTTTTAAAAATGGTTTTTTTGAAGTTCAGGATGCCTCTTCTCAATTAGTAGCTGCATTTCTGGATGTAAAACCAGGACAGCGAGTAGTCGATACCTGTGCTGGTGCCGGAGGAAAATCATTACATCTTGCCGCCCTCATGGAAAACAAAGGTCAGATTATTTCCATGGATATCTATGGCAATAAGCTAAAAGAATTAAAAAGGCGCGCCCGAAGAGCAAAGGCTCACAATATAGAAACAAGGGTGATCGAATCTAGTAAAGACATAAAAAAACTCATCGGTAAAGCGGATCGTGTTTTAATCGACGCCCCCTGTAGTGGATTAGGGGTACTCAGACGTAACCCTGATGCTAAGTGGAAATTACAACCTGAATTCTTAGATACCATCAGACAAACACAAAAAGAGATTCTAAGTAGTTATTCCAGAATGGTTAAACCTGGAGGAAAATTAGTCTATGCGACATGCTCTGTTTTGCCCTCAGAAAATGAAAAACAAGTCAAAAACTTTTTGCAATCCGAAGCAGGAGAACACTTCTCTTTTGTCTCTGATAAAAAAATACTTTCTCATGAATCCGGATTTGATGGATTTTATATGGCACTTCTAACCAAAAAAGAATAG
- a CDS encoding oxidoreductase, with protein MRYYIVFLIMCSVSIEGITAQSKKTEHTFSSVSIETVLEDSISIRAITTDSRGLIYAGTEGKYGFISFDKEERVKSYHKSISWKGKKLHFRAIAATKEDFFILSIESPALLYKLSKKTGEASLVYKEEHPKAFYDAMAFWNDKEGIAIGDPTDKCLSVIITRDGGQSWRKVSCEVFPKAVEGEAAFAASNGNISIIDDQVWILSGGGASRVYHSSDKGDHWSVFDTPITQGIPTKGGYSLDFYDRNTGIIYGGDYTTPDTNQKNKVVTKDGGNTWTLVADGEGPGYRSCVRYIPNSEGKGVIAVGFKGISVSGDGGKSWKTISDASFYTLRFITDTIAYAAGKGRIAKLSFE; from the coding sequence ATGAGATATTATATAGTGTTTTTAATTATGTGTAGTGTTAGTATTGAAGGAATAACAGCACAAAGTAAAAAAACGGAACATACTTTTTCTTCCGTTTCTATAGAAACAGTATTGGAAGATTCCATTAGTATTCGTGCGATAACAACAGATTCCAGAGGGCTTATCTATGCAGGAACAGAAGGGAAGTACGGTTTTATTTCTTTTGATAAGGAAGAAAGAGTAAAAAGTTATCATAAATCCATTTCCTGGAAGGGGAAAAAGCTACATTTTAGAGCCATTGCGGCAACAAAAGAAGATTTTTTTATTTTGAGTATTGAATCACCTGCCTTATTGTATAAGCTGTCTAAGAAAACAGGAGAAGCATCATTGGTCTATAAGGAAGAACATCCAAAGGCATTTTATGATGCAATGGCTTTTTGGAATGACAAAGAGGGGATCGCTATTGGAGACCCTACAGATAAGTGTTTATCAGTTATTATTACCAGAGATGGAGGACAAAGCTGGAGAAAAGTTTCTTGCGAGGTATTTCCTAAAGCTGTAGAAGGAGAAGCAGCATTTGCAGCTAGTAATGGAAATATCAGCATTATAGATGATCAGGTATGGATCCTCTCAGGAGGAGGAGCTTCCAGAGTGTATCATTCTTCTGACAAAGGGGATCACTGGAGCGTTTTTGATACGCCAATTACTCAGGGAATACCAACTAAAGGAGGCTATTCTTTAGATTTTTATGATAGGAATACAGGAATTATATATGGAGGAGATTACACAACTCCTGATACTAATCAAAAAAATAAAGTAGTGACTAAAGATGGAGGAAATACGTGGACATTGGTGGCCGATGGAGAAGGTCCCGGGTATAGAAGTTGTGTGCGTTATATTCCTAACTCTGAAGGAAAAGGGGTTATAGCAGTAGGCTTTAAGGGAATATCGGTATCTGGTGATGGAGGGAAAAGTTGGAAAACAATTAGCGATGCTTCCTTTTATACGCTTCGATTTATAACGGATACTATTGCATATGCAGCAGGGAAGGGGAGAATTGCTAAGCTGTCCTTTGAATAA
- a CDS encoding Spy/CpxP family protein refolding chaperone, whose product MKNNIILLCFSFFLTIGSYAQKGYKEKIKSMKIAHITQALDLTTNEAQKFWPVYNEHEQSMEKLRREINTIHRKNQQQSIESLDEETANNIVTKYISLEEQKFAARQKMMKELRPILTSKKIVLLIKAERDFHRRLMQELKHRRRKPR is encoded by the coding sequence ATGAAAAATAATATTATACTCCTTTGTTTTTCTTTCTTTTTGACCATAGGATCTTATGCTCAAAAAGGATATAAAGAAAAAATAAAATCGATGAAAATCGCGCACATTACGCAAGCTTTAGATCTTACCACGAATGAAGCGCAAAAGTTTTGGCCTGTTTACAATGAACACGAACAATCCATGGAAAAGCTAAGACGTGAAATAAATACTATCCACAGAAAAAATCAGCAACAATCAATAGAATCTCTGGATGAGGAAACGGCAAACAACATTGTAACTAAGTATATCAGCTTAGAAGAACAAAAATTTGCTGCCAGACAGAAAATGATGAAAGAATTACGCCCCATTCTGACCAGTAAAAAAATTGTCTTATTAATTAAAGCAGAAAGGGACTTCCACAGACGATTAATGCAAGAATTAAAGCATCGAAGACGAAAACCTAGATAA
- a CDS encoding RNA polymerase sigma factor: MHSAFSHLVTLYKQRLYWHIRNMVKNHDDTDDVLQNVFIKVYHNIKKFKGDSKLYSWLYRIATNESLTFLNKKAKKLNISNEELHLQLAQNLESDVYYDGDEIQLKLQKAIATLPQKQQQVFNMKYFQELKYKEISEILETSEGALKASYHIASKKIETFLRNH; the protein is encoded by the coding sequence ATGCACTCCGCTTTTTCCCATTTAGTTACTTTGTACAAACAAAGGTTATATTGGCATATTAGAAATATGGTGAAGAATCACGATGATACTGATGATGTTTTACAAAATGTATTCATTAAAGTATATCACAACATTAAAAAGTTCAAAGGAGATAGTAAATTATATTCATGGTTGTATAGAATTGCTACGAATGAATCCCTTACTTTTTTAAACAAAAAGGCGAAAAAACTTAATATTTCTAATGAAGAGTTACACCTTCAATTAGCACAGAACCTAGAATCAGATGTATATTATGACGGAGACGAAATACAATTAAAATTACAAAAAGCAATTGCAACACTCCCCCAAAAGCAGCAACAAGTATTCAATATGAAATACTTTCAGGAATTAAAGTATAAAGAAATTTCCGAAATTTTGGAAACCAGTGAAGGAGCTCTAAAAGCTTCTTATCATATCGCTTCAAAAAAAATAGAAACTTTCTTACGTAATCATTAA
- a CDS encoding ABC transporter ATP-binding protein: protein MNHFKQILKYATPYKRFAILNIISNILYALFGTFSMVSLFPMLNVLFGQTKPLKTAPQWTGITDIKEYGENYLNYFVTQKASEGNEDVLIFMVCIVISMFFLKNLFRYLALYFITFLRNGVLKDIRDHLYDKITTLPLSFFSEKRKGDTISRISTDVLEIQHSFLSILELIVREPLMILFTIFTMFVISPKLTIFVFIFIPISGFLISKIGKSLKKHSDNVQKEQGLFLSIVEETLGGLKVIKGFNAEDFFGKRFKKSTARFYNFSNTLLNRQNLASPTSEFLGITVIAVLLWYGGQMVLVEKSLEASAFIVYMGLAYNILTPAKAISKASYNVKKGNAAAERVLEILNTTSPLEDHKDATSKGSFDAEIHIDNISFKYEDEYVLKNFSLKVPKGSSVALVGQSGSGKSTIANLVTRFYDVNKGAIKIDGTNIKNLKKSSLRQLIGLVTQDSILFNDTIKNNLLVGNEQATDEQIIDALKIANAWEFIKDLPNGIDTNIGDSGNKLSGGQKQRISIARAVLKNPPIMLLDEATSALDTESEKLVQAALENMMKNRTSIVIAHRLSTIQKSDSIIVMQKGQIVEQGTHLELINKNGVYHKLVNMQSFD, encoded by the coding sequence ATGAATCATTTTAAACAAATTTTAAAGTACGCTACCCCTTATAAAAGGTTTGCCATATTAAATATCATATCAAACATTCTGTATGCACTTTTTGGAACTTTTTCTATGGTTTCTCTCTTTCCTATGTTAAACGTTTTATTTGGTCAAACAAAACCTCTTAAAACTGCTCCTCAATGGACAGGAATTACAGACATTAAGGAATATGGGGAAAACTATTTGAACTACTTCGTAACTCAAAAGGCTAGCGAAGGAAATGAAGATGTTTTGATTTTTATGGTTTGTATCGTAATCAGCATGTTTTTCTTAAAAAACCTCTTTCGCTATCTCGCTCTTTATTTCATTACTTTCCTTCGAAATGGAGTCCTAAAAGATATTAGAGATCATCTATATGATAAAATAACAACCTTACCCCTTTCTTTTTTTTCAGAAAAAAGAAAAGGAGATACCATATCTCGAATCTCTACTGATGTATTAGAAATCCAACATTCATTCCTTTCTATATTAGAACTTATTGTCAGGGAACCTTTAATGATCCTCTTTACAATATTCACTATGTTTGTGATTAGCCCCAAGCTAACTATTTTTGTATTTATCTTTATACCGATTTCTGGATTTTTAATATCTAAAATAGGAAAATCCCTAAAAAAACATTCTGACAATGTTCAAAAAGAACAAGGACTTTTCCTTTCTATCGTCGAAGAAACATTAGGAGGACTAAAAGTGATAAAAGGATTCAATGCTGAAGATTTTTTTGGAAAAAGATTTAAAAAATCAACAGCCAGATTTTATAATTTTTCCAATACCTTATTAAACAGGCAAAATTTAGCCTCTCCCACAAGTGAATTCTTAGGCATAACGGTTATTGCTGTTTTACTTTGGTACGGAGGGCAGATGGTTTTAGTAGAAAAATCACTTGAAGCCAGTGCCTTTATTGTTTATATGGGGCTAGCCTATAACATTCTCACTCCTGCCAAAGCAATCTCAAAGGCTAGTTATAATGTAAAAAAAGGAAATGCTGCTGCCGAAAGGGTACTGGAGATCCTAAATACCACTTCTCCCCTAGAAGATCATAAAGATGCTACTTCTAAAGGTTCTTTTGATGCTGAAATTCATATAGACAATATATCTTTTAAATACGAAGATGAATATGTTCTCAAAAATTTCAGCCTAAAAGTTCCGAAAGGAAGCTCTGTTGCTCTGGTAGGACAATCCGGTAGCGGAAAATCTACTATTGCTAACTTAGTTACTCGTTTTTATGATGTAAATAAAGGAGCTATTAAAATTGATGGCACCAACATCAAGAATCTAAAAAAATCCTCATTACGACAATTAATAGGACTGGTTACCCAAGACTCTATCCTATTTAATGATACCATCAAAAATAACCTCCTAGTAGGAAATGAACAAGCAACCGATGAACAGATCATTGACGCACTTAAAATAGCTAACGCCTGGGAGTTCATAAAAGATTTACCTAATGGTATTGATACAAATATAGGAGATAGTGGAAACAAACTCAGTGGAGGGCAAAAGCAACGAATATCAATCGCGAGAGCTGTATTAAAAAATCCTCCAATCATGTTATTAGATGAAGCTACTTCTGCCCTGGATACAGAAAGCGAAAAACTAGTACAAGCTGCATTAGAAAATATGATGAAGAATCGAACCAGTATCGTAATTGCTCACCGTTTATCAACCATTCAGAAATCGGATAGCATTATCGTTATGCAAAAAGGGCAAATTGTAGAGCAAGGTACCCACCTCGAATTAATCAACAAAAATGGAGTTTATCATAAACTGGTAAATATGCAGTCTTTTGACTAA
- a CDS encoding phospho-sugar mutase, translating to MHITDSDINAKIEEWLTPVFDLSTQEEIKKLQKENKTEELKESFYKNLEFGTGGMRGVMGVGTNRINKYTLGKSTQGLSNYLLEQFPNEAVKVVIAYDCRHNSDTLAQIVADVFSSNNIHVYLFSELRPTPELSFAVKQLECHCGIVLTASHNPPEYNGYKVYWQDGGQLVPPQDKEIIAEINALQYSEIKFDANPDLIQKIDKEIDTLFIEQSVKNGSFIASEKAKKETKIVFTSLHGTSITAVPETLKKAGYEQVYIVKEQEAPNGNFPTVKSPNPEEPEALEMAIALANEIGADIVIGTDPDCDRLGIAVRNNQGELQLLNGNQTMVVMTWFLLDFYKNNLGLQGNEFIASTIVSTPMLKNIADAYHTEYKEVLTGFKWIAKLIKDFPDKKFIGGGEESFGFMVGDFVRDKDAVTSTLLACEIVAHTKEQGASFFSTLIDLYTTYGFYKENLISLVKKGIKGAEEIKQIMIDLRKNPPLTIAGEQVVLMEDYQTGISKNMIDNSESKLTIPTSNVLIFYTENGSKIAARPSGTEPKIKFYISVQKTLPSASLFKETEMQLDTKIAAIKTDLNLT from the coding sequence ATGCACATTACAGATTCTGATATCAATGCTAAAATTGAAGAATGGTTAACTCCAGTTTTCGACCTCTCCACACAAGAAGAAATAAAAAAATTACAAAAAGAGAATAAAACCGAAGAATTAAAAGAAAGTTTTTACAAAAACTTAGAATTCGGTACCGGAGGAATGCGTGGTGTTATGGGAGTAGGCACAAACAGAATTAATAAGTACACTCTGGGAAAAAGCACACAGGGGCTTAGCAATTACCTGCTTGAACAATTTCCTAATGAAGCTGTAAAAGTAGTCATCGCCTATGATTGCCGTCATAATAGTGATACACTGGCGCAAATTGTTGCCGATGTTTTTTCATCAAACAACATTCATGTTTATTTATTTTCGGAATTAAGACCCACTCCAGAACTATCTTTTGCGGTAAAACAACTGGAATGTCACTGCGGTATTGTACTTACAGCAAGTCACAATCCCCCTGAATATAATGGTTACAAAGTATACTGGCAAGACGGTGGACAATTAGTACCCCCACAGGATAAAGAAATCATCGCAGAAATAAATGCCCTACAATACAGCGAAATAAAATTTGACGCCAATCCTGATTTAATCCAAAAGATAGATAAAGAAATTGATACCTTATTTATAGAACAAAGTGTAAAAAACGGAAGCTTTATCGCTTCAGAAAAAGCAAAAAAAGAAACTAAAATTGTCTTCACTTCTCTACACGGTACTTCTATCACCGCTGTACCGGAAACGCTTAAGAAAGCAGGTTATGAGCAAGTGTATATTGTAAAGGAGCAAGAAGCCCCTAATGGAAATTTCCCTACTGTAAAATCTCCTAATCCCGAAGAACCTGAAGCACTAGAAATGGCTATAGCACTAGCCAACGAAATTGGTGCGGATATTGTGATAGGGACTGATCCGGATTGTGACAGACTAGGTATTGCCGTTCGTAATAATCAAGGAGAACTACAATTATTAAACGGAAACCAAACCATGGTTGTTATGACCTGGTTCCTTCTTGATTTTTATAAAAATAATCTGGGTTTACAAGGAAACGAGTTTATTGCATCTACTATAGTTTCTACTCCTATGCTAAAAAACATAGCTGATGCCTATCATACTGAATACAAAGAAGTTCTTACAGGGTTTAAATGGATCGCCAAACTAATAAAGGATTTCCCTGATAAAAAATTTATAGGTGGCGGGGAAGAAAGTTTTGGTTTTATGGTCGGTGATTTTGTAAGAGATAAAGATGCTGTTACCTCTACACTACTCGCCTGTGAGATTGTAGCGCATACCAAAGAACAAGGAGCTTCGTTTTTCTCTACGCTCATTGACCTGTATACTACTTATGGATTCTACAAAGAAAACCTAATTTCATTAGTAAAAAAAGGAATCAAAGGTGCCGAAGAGATCAAACAAATTATGATTGATCTACGAAAAAATCCTCCCTTGACTATTGCAGGAGAACAAGTAGTACTTATGGAAGATTATCAAACCGGTATTTCCAAAAACATGATTGATAATTCTGAATCAAAACTAACAATTCCGACTTCTAATGTATTAATTTTTTATACTGAAAACGGAAGCAAAATTGCTGCCAGACCCAGTGGGACTGAACCTAAGATCAAATTTTATATCAGTGTGCAGAAAACATTACCTTCTGCTTCTTTATTTAAAGAGACAGAAATGCAATTAGACACTAAAATAGCTGCTATAAAAACAGATCTTAATTTAACATAA